GATTTAATAAAAGTGACTTCATGAGAGGGAAAACAATTTTAAGTTGGATTTTGAAAGCCAGGAAGGGGAAATCTGGGGGGACGAGCTGGGACATGGGACAGGACTGATTCCTAGTCGAGGGAACATCACCAAGACAGAAGTGCACGAACATGAGGGAACAAGCTGGCTCGGTGGGTGCCGAGTCCAGCCAGGGCTCCTGCAGCGGTGGACAGGCCCGGCTCCCGGTGCGAGTCCACACCTCACTGTCTCAGCAGTGTCTTCTCTCCCCTCAGAAAGGCAAGGAAATCCTCACAGATAACAACATCCCCCATGGCCAGTGTGTCATCTGTCTCTATGGTTTCCAGGTGCGTTTCTCAGTGGGGACCTGGGATCTCTTGGGGCCCGGCAGACGAGGGCACGTGAGAGTGCACTGATGCGGTGCCCCCCGTTCCTCCCCCCTCCAGGAGAAGGAGGCCTTTACCAAAACAGCCTGTTACCACTACTTCCACTGCCACTGCCTGGCTCGCTACATCCAGCACATGGAGCAAGAGCTGAAGGCGCAAGGCCAGGAGCAGGAGCGGCAGCATGCTGCAGCCAAGCAGGTAGGTGTCACCCCCCCCCCTTGTCTCGCTTGACATCCTCACTTGTGGATGTCCAGTCCTTCCTGTCCCCCCACTGCAGGGGCTCTTCCCCTTTCTAGGGTCCCAGGGACCCCTGAGGTGAATGAAATCTCCTCTCTTTGTCCCCAAAGCCACATCCGTATGACATGCAGTTGCAGGGGGTGCCCAGGCCTCTCGATAGGCAGCTGCGGCTCTGTGCCAGCCCTGTGCTCTGGACCACGAAGCAGACCTGTGATTTCTCCTCTTTCTTAGACGGCGCTCGGTGTGCAGTGCCCCGTGTGCAGAGAGCCTCTTGTGTACGATCTGGCTTCACTGCAGGCAGCCCCTGAGCCCCAGCAGCCGCTGGTGAGAGCATGTCCTGCTACTCTGAGCCGGGAGTGAGGGTGTCCTCTGACGGGGGGGGGGAAGGGCATCTCACCTCAAGTGCACACAGTGCCTGGAATGGAGCTTGAGCTGCCCAAGGCCCTCCTGGGATCCTGCCTCTGGGGGGCCAAAACCAAGACCCGGCACGGGTGTCCTGAGGCGGTTAGACAGGAAGGGGCGGGAGTCCGCCGCCCTGTGCCCGCTGTCTCCTGCCAGTCTCCTGTGTCCTTCCAGGAGCTGTACCAGCCCAGCGCGGAGAGCTTGCTGCAGCAAGAGGAGCTCAAGCGGCTCTACCAGCGGCAGCAGGCGCGGGGGGGCATCATTGACCTGGAGGCGGAGCGGAACCGGTACTTCATCAGCCTTCAGCAGGTGAGAGCAGGCTGTCCCCCTCTGCCGCGGCCCTGGGGTGAGCGGTGGCCGAGAGCACAGGCGGCCATCAGCTGATGGAGGGTGGCGATGGCCGAGGGGGCCTGCAGTCCTGcatctcctcccccctctccagcctcctgccccttTGGAGCCAGAGTCAACTGGAGAGGTCTCCAGAGGACCGCACCTCCCCGGGGCCCCTGCCGCAGACCAGTCTGCCTCACCAGCTGCCCAGCCCACCCTGCCAAGTCCTCTGCCGGGGGCCACCCAGCACGTGTGTGAAAAGATTTCCGGGGCCAGGCCGAACCAGAGATTGGGTGAGACCCAAAAAGCTATGCTAGATACCCCCCGGCCCAGTCGGGGCCCCTGGCGACAGTCGAATCGGAAGCACCTGAAGGGAGGGGAGTGCCGAGCCCCCAAGGGGACCAGAGACGCCCAGGAACTGCCACTCCCTGAGGGAGCCCTCAAGGAACCCACGGATTTAAAGCCGGAGCCCCACAGCCCAGGGGTCGAAGGTCCTCCCCAAGAGAAGGGGCCTGGCAGCTGGCAGGGGCCCCCGTCCCGCAGGACTCGGGACTGTGCCCGCTGGGAGCGCTCTAGAGGTCGGACACCAGGCTCTTCGTACCCCCGCCTGCCTCGGGGCCAGGGAGCGTACTGTGCTGGCACTCGGCGGGAACCTGTGGGCCTGGAATCTGAGGATGGGTCCTAGCGCtactgggtgggggcagggggcacggGAGGGGGGGGCAATAAAGAGACTTGGCCTTGTTTGGCTTTCTTTGCTCAGCAGTGCCTAGCCTGTGGAGTATGGCTCTTTGTAAATTCCTAACAAGACTGGGCTGTGGCAGGGTGGCCCCCAACTTGGCTCGAAGTCTGTTCTCTGCCCACTAGCGAGATGTCAACACTTGGGCAGAGACCACCCTGACATGTAACTCACTGCATAGGTACGCACATCACACATGTACTTAGTTTGGATGCCTTTAGGTGGAGGCACGTGTCCCCATCATCTGTCTCCGTGGTGGCCTGACCCTGCGGGCCCTGCGATCGCAGCCCCTGCTCTAGCAGGCACAGTCCAGGGAGGAAGCAAGGGAGCTCAGAGACCAGGGGAGTGTGGGCCGTGtttattggagtcctggctgggcAGAGCTGCACACCGCCTCTCAGTCACCTCAGGGTCTCAGTGTTGTGGATCGCCCCTGTAGGATCGTTTTTATGCAGCATGAAGTAGCCTTGTACCTGGGCAGGGCTGATCTCGTTTGTAGCCTTAAGGACACGTTCTGCAAAGGTCTCGGCCAAGGAAGGTGCTTGCCCTGGATAGAACCTCTGGAACATCTGGGTCAGCTGCCAGTGTGAGCAGTAGCCCACGTACTCCTTCAGGTCGACTCGTCCAGGGCGGATGAGGGCAGGGTCCAGTCTAGGAGGAGGCAGGGGAAGCAGAGTCATAGGCTGCTGCATCGGAAAAAAAACTCGCCTTCCCGACCCTCCTGAGGCACTCGGGGTGgtgccccctcccctcacctGTCAACGTGGTTGGTGGTCATGAACACAATGCGTGCCTCAGTGGAAGCCACGCCATCCAAGGCATTGAGAAGTCCGCTAAAGGTGAGGCGGCCTAGGCCTTGGTACTTGACTGGGTctgggggaaggaagagagaaacacgAGGGATGAGCATCCCTCCACTCACTTCCTGACCACCCGTGGGCCCCTGTTGCTAGCACACGCTTCCTCCATCAGCGTGCTCTGGGTCCCTACTTTCTCCTCCTGTTCCTCGGTTACTCCTGTACCTCACGTAGGGCCACccccctgcctccagctcccgTCACTCACTCTCTGCGGCCAGGTCCCGGCTGAGGAAGGCCGCGTCCACATCCTCCAGGAGCACCAGGCTCTGCTGCGGGGCCACGCTCAGCAGGTGGTTGAGCCGGTCGTCGGAGAGGCTGGGGTCCGTGAGACTCAGCAGGCAGATGCTATGCTCCAgctccccagccagggctgtgctgtggaAGGTGGCAGGACAGGAGCAGGTAGGCGACCCTGGAACTCCTCGTTGGGCCCAGCTGCTCTTCGCACAGCCCTGGGAGATGTGTCTCAGAGACCTAACTCTTCCACCATCCACCCTAACGCTCTCTGGCCACCAGGTTCATTTCCCTTTCCACCCTCTGGCCCAGCTGTTCCATAAAGACTTAAGTTTTGCAGAGTTAAGAGAATGTTGACTACTCACATAAAACTGCTCTTTCCACAACCAGGAGGGCCATAAAGCAGGTAGCCACGTCTGTAGGGAATGCCTAGGGATACAGCCCCAGAGGTCAGGACCTACCAGCCCTGCTGTGGGGAGAAACCTGCTTTCCCCATTCACCTCTGAGAATCAGAGCAGAGCCTCGCATCGCCCCATCTGGCAAGCGACCAGCCCCTCTCCTCCGCTAGAACCGGCCTAGCCAAGACCCCAGCCGCTTCTCACCTCTATCCGTGTACCACTGGGGGTGCTCAATGAATTCCCGGACATCTCTGACGATTCGGTCAGCCAGACCTTGTTGTAGAACCACAGAACTCAGGGGCCGGCGGCGGCGTGGATAGCCAAAGGGGCGCCATTCGGAGCCCACAGCTGTGTACATCACCgtcttcccttcctcctgctgcaAGGCTAGCTCTCGGGCTGAGAGTGGAGAGACCAAAGGTGGGCATTCCCTTCACGACTGCTGACCGTTCAGTCAGGTCGAGCTATGCCAAGATGGCTCCTTTCTGTGTGTGCCCTGAGCCCCTGACTCAAATCTTGTTCCCTCCAAGCTGCCTCCTCCCAATGTCACGTGTCCCTATCCCTGCAGTCCCCTGAAGAGGTCACCTGTACCATCTCACACCTTCCTCCAAGATGTTGAAGAAAACCTTGCGGTCGGTGCCCAGGGCTGTGAAGGTGACGGATTCCCAGGGAGTCCCCGTCTGCAAATCTATCATTTGCATCTCCCGACTTCTTTCTACCCGGATCCATTTCCCCTGATACCTGAAAAAGATCGGTCAGAGGCAAGGAAGGGGTCAAAGCCAGCTCCCTCGCAAGACAGAGCCCTCCAAGAGCACAAAACCTTACCAGATGAAGTGGTTCCCAGGGCTGGGGACAAATTCGAACTTGGTGGAGATGCGGCCGCTCTCGTGCTGAAGGTACGACGTCTCAACGCTGAGGTGCTGAGTTCGGGTACTGTGGCGGGTGAGCCAGCTGAGCAGCCAGGCATAGCTCCTGTCGCGAGCCGGGACTTCCAGCGTGATCATGTAGTGACGCCGGAACGCCACCAGGCCCAGCTGGGCACCCTttcgggccagggccagggctgtgcccacacccaccagcccaaagccagccccaaagtaGGGATTGTCCTTCAGGGCCACGATAAAGTCTGAGAGTGGCATCTTGGGAGGGCAGCACTGAACCTTACGCGCCCTGCGGCGTTGTCAAAACCTAGAGGTGGAGAGCAGAGGACAAGAGGGGACAGAGCACAAGGTTAGCGTGGCAAGGAGAGTCCcttctcccacccacccccacctccagcagGAGCAGGAAGGATGGGTCCTCACCACCCGGGGGTTTCAGGTCTCTCTGTCGCTGAGATTCCAAGCCCTTTCCACTCGCCTGCCCATACCTCAGTTTCCCGCCAGAGGAACCAGCTTCACAGTAGGGTAACGAATGGGTGAAATTTTCGCGATCACAAGGACCAGCTGAGATAGAAAGGGCCCGGCTGGCAGGAGTCTTCATTGACCTGTCAGCAACCCAGTGGCCTGTGTCCACTAGCAGGAGTCCAAATACCATCTCCCTATGTGCCCAGTTCCTAATGCCCGATTTAAACCTTTATTACCTCCCACCTAACCTGCCCCTTTAAAACTGAACGAGTTCAGGGCTggcacctccagtgccagcatcccatatgggcactggttcgagtcctggctgctccacttccgatccagctgtctgctgtggcctgggaaagcagtaaaagatggcccaaatgcttgggccctgcaccaaaagacccagaggaagctccttgcttcagatcagcacagctccggccatttatTACAGCCaattgtgaaccagtggatggaagagcgctctttctctctctctgcttctccttctctctctgtgtaactctttcaaataaataaatcttttaaagaaaagtgaaCGAATTCTTGAAATGGCATTTCAATGGGTCGCCACCTCCTGCATCACCCAACAGCTACACCACACAGGGGTCCAGATCTTTCGGCTCCGATTCCAGCACTCTCTCTACACCAGTACCTTCAAGGGTTGACTCCCAACGGACCTGACCCGGAAAACTCCTCAGCCTATATTCAAAGGCTATCCACAACACAGCGCCCACCTACCTTTTATGGCTTAGCGCTTAATACTGCCGATTCAACAAACGTGCAAACTCTCACAGCCTTGTTGCCCCTCGAGCGCAACTTGGCTCAGCGCTAGGCACGGATGGGTGTACTGACAGTAGTGACCTCCATGGAGGCTCAGAGCGGAAGCCATAAGCCCCAAACACCCATGCATGCGAGGCCACAGACAAAGCTCTCCCCGCTCCCGGTCCTTGCCAGACGCTCAGAAGTCCCTTCCAGAATCCCCAGCACACCTCGGCTCGCGCCTCCAGCAACGTGGTGTGGAAGAATTCTCCACTCCGCCCCCTTACCGCCATGACTCTCTGGCCCTCCGTCTCGATGGTTTCACCTCTCAGTGCCTGAGGGAAGCGCTGCTTGGCCCCGCCCCCCCGGGTTCTTTCAACCACTTCCCGCCACACCCACCAAGAAGGTCATGCCACTCTGCCCCACAACTCTCGATGGTACGCCTTGGGCTTGTGGGTTTGGAGGACGACGACGACGGGGGGGACCATAGAGTACCCCGCCGGCCGACAAATGGAAGAAAGAGTGGCCTCCATATCCCCAATGTCCTAGAGGCAGCTGGGCCGGAGGCGGTCGCACAAAGGGCGCCCCGGGAGGCCGCCTCATCCGCCGCCGACCATAGAGATgcggctcccccaccccccggccctaGGCCGGCAGGTGAGTGAGAGGCTTGCAGGGCGGGAAGAGAGAGGGCGTGCGGGTGGAGCGAGCCGGAGGCAAAAGTTTCTGGGGTCCAGGGGTGAGCGTGGGCCTGGGCGGTGGGACCCCTcgggaggagaggctgggagaaGCACGCCGAAGAGCGGCGCCCGGGCGCCTCGGCAGCGTCACGGCTCCGGACCCCGCCCGGGTAGCCGCTGCCTCGCCTTAGGACCGTAATCGACGCGGTGCTCCCTCCCAAGCCGTGCAGGTTACGAAGCGCCTTGGGCGGCCGCCGGCTGCCGTGACCCAGCTCGCGCCCGACGATGTGGACACTGTCGTCGCCTCCATTTCACAGATAGgaaagctgaggcccagagacgcGAGCGAGGCAGCCGGCTCTGTCCACGGGCACGCGGTGAGTCAGCGCCCAGGCAGGGGGGAACCCGGCTCCTGGccgctttctctctgccttaacttgacctttctcctcctcctcagtgcCCCTGCCCAAAGCTAAGCAGCACCTGTCTCCCACCTCACCCTGCCTGCCGGCGACGGAAGGCCGCCGCATCCTCCTCGGGCCCCCACCTGAGGCCACTCCCGTAGGGCCGGCCACGCCGGAAGGCTCCCCGGAGGAAGCGAAGGTACTCAGCAGGTGGAGCTGTGGCCGCGGCGGTGCGCTCTGCTTCCCGAATCCCCACGATCCGGGGTTTTGCGTGGAAGGATTCCGGAGGATAGCAAATACCAGGTTGTGGGCACTTGGTTTCCTTCTGTTTTTGCTTCTTCTCACCTGGTTGGCTGCTGTGACAGCTTGGCGAGGTGTTCACTGTCATTCTAACTCTGCTGATTATTCAGTTAAACTCCTTTTAGCCATCGAGACAGAATGTGCCATTTAGTTGCCATTCATTTCCCATAGGCCATAGGCAGGTGGTGAGTTTGACCTTTCTCCAGATGTGTTGCTTGCTATGCGAGGAACCACTGGTTTGATCGCTTTGGTACGAGGTAACTAGCTTTCCTCCCATGCAGCTCTGTGTCTCTGGTTTTTCACTAGAGTCCTTAGTTGTCTGATCTGCATAGATTGCTGTCTTGTGTTTGTTGACGTGATAATGTCCATGAACTTCTCAGAACCTCCACATCGAAGAGAAAGACGATAGTAACCAGCATTGCAGTGTGGCACCGTTTCTTgctgtttcttgtttgtttgttttgttttagatgcattgatttgaaaggcaaagtgacaggaagagacagagagaaagagagagggagctctcccatccgctggttcactccccagatggccacaacggtcagggctgggccaggccgggagtcaggagctccgtccagggcgcccacttgtgtggcagggacttagcattagcagggagctggatcagaagtggaggcattCGGGACGCAAGCCCAgccctgatacgggatgccagcatctagccactgcaccacaatgccagccccactgggACAGTTTCCAATAGGCCTTGTCCAAAGTGCCGGTAGGACTCTGGGAGAGAGTTAGAGTGCAGAGGCTTCATAGTAGAAATGACGTTTATGCcgcttttttaagaaatttatttttcccttgagagaaggagatctcccacctgctgattcactccccaaatgcccgcagtggacacaggctggagccaggaactggaaacacaatccaggtctcccatgtgagtgccagggacccagttacttgaaccattcCCACTATTtctctgggtctgcattagcagaaagctggagctgggccctctgatatgggatgcacgcgtcttaactgctaggttaaccCCTGCCTGTTGCACAGCTTCTGAAAGGGTAGTTGGGTGTTGGTTAGAAGAAAAGGGAAGGCCAGATGACAGCAAGAGAGAAGTAAAGGGGTGTGGATGCTTAAGAGAATGTGGTCAGCAGAGAATGGCACATCGTCTGGCCCAGTGGGAACGGCCATGGAAGgtcacaggggctgggggctggataGTGGAGGAAGGGCCACGCCCATGCTGAGAGCAGTGAGTCAGAGAAAGGGACCCTGGAGATGCTTTGGCCCCATGCAGTTTTGTTGACAATAGAAACTGAGACCCAGCTTGGATAGGACCATTTAGCTAGCGAAAGCATTAcctgcaggggcaggtgttggctGCTGCTTGCGACCTCTGCATCCTGTGTGGAGTGCCtgttgagtcctggcagctccgcttccctccagcttcctgctaacgcgcctgggaggcagcaggtgaagggccATGTacttggcttcctggcttcagcctggcccaatcttggctcttgtaggtatttggagagtgaaccagagggtagaaaatctctgtgtctccctctgtccctctgccttgcaaataaataaatcttcagataTAAATAACCTGCAGTCTTCAATGTAATGGCCAAAACTCATTGGATTTCTCCTTGATATTAACCCTATTACCCGaaagaagattttatttctttgaaagacagcgttacagagagaggtagagccagagagagaggttttccatccgctagttcactctccagatcaccgcaacagccagagctgagctgatctgtagcaaggagccaagagcttcttccaggtctcccacgcagatgcaggagcccaaggacttgggccatcttctactgcttttccaggtcatagcagagagctggatcggaagtagagtaacCGGAACgcaaacggtgcccatatgggatgctggcacttcag
Above is a window of Oryctolagus cuniculus chromosome 3, mOryCun1.1, whole genome shotgun sequence DNA encoding:
- the RNF25 gene encoding E3 ubiquitin-protein ligase RNF25 isoform X1, which produces MAASASAAAGEEDWVLPSEVEVLESIYLDELQVIKGSGRSSPWEILITLHPATAEDQDSQYVCLTLVLRVPAQYPYEVPEISIRNPRGLSDEQIHKISQALGSVAKAGLGTAMLYELIEKGKEILTDNNIPHGQCVICLYGFQEKEAFTKTACYHYFHCHCLARYIQHMEQELKAQGQEQERQHAAAKQTALGVQCPVCREPLVYDLASLQAAPEPQQPLELYQPSAESLLQQEELKRLYQRQQARGGIIDLEAERNRYFISLQQPPAPLEPESTGEVSRGPHLPGAPAADQSASPAAQPTLPSPLPGATQHVCEKISGARPNQRLGETQKAMLDTPRPSRGPWRQSNRKHLKGGECRAPKGTRDAQELPLPEGALKEPTDLKPEPHSPGVEGPPQEKGPGSWQGPPSRRTRDCARWERSRGRTPGSSYPRLPRGQGAYCAGTRREPVGLESEDGS
- the RNF25 gene encoding E3 ubiquitin-protein ligase RNF25 isoform X2, producing the protein MAASASAAAGEEDWVLPSEVEVLESIYLDELQVIKGSGRSSPWEILITLHPATAEDQDSQYVCLTLVLRVPAQYPYEVPEISIRNPRGLSDEQIHKISQALGSVAKAGLGTAMLYELIECLLSPQKGKEILTDNNIPHGQCVICLYGFQEKEAFTKTACYHYFHCHCLARYIQHMEQELKAQGQEQERQHAAAKQTALGVQCPVCREPLVYDLASLQAAPEPQQPLELYQPSAESLLQQEELKRLYQRQQARGGIIDLEAERNRYFISLQQPPAPLEPESTGEVSRGPHLPGAPAADQSASPAAQPTLPSPLPGATQHVCEKISGARPNQRLGETQKAMLDTPRPSRGPWRQSNRKHLKGGECRAPKGTRDAQELPLPEGALKEPTDLKPEPHSPGVEGPPQEKGPGSWQGPPSRRTRDCARWERSRGRTPGSSYPRLPRGQGAYCAGTRREPVGLESEDGS
- the BCS1L gene encoding mitochondrial chaperone BCS1 — translated: MPLSDFIVALKDNPYFGAGFGLVGVGTALALARKGAQLGLVAFRRHYMITLEVPARDRSYAWLLSWLTRHSTRTQHLSVETSYLQHESGRISTKFEFVPSPGNHFIWYQGKWIRVERSREMQMIDLQTGTPWESVTFTALGTDRKVFFNILEEARELALQQEEGKTVMYTAVGSEWRPFGYPRRRRPLSSVVLQQGLADRIVRDVREFIEHPQWYTDRGIPYRRGYLLYGPPGCGKSSFITALAGELEHSICLLSLTDPSLSDDRLNHLLSVAPQQSLVLLEDVDAAFLSRDLAAENPVKYQGLGRLTFSGLLNALDGVASTEARIVFMTTNHVDRLDPALIRPGRVDLKEYVGYCSHWQLTQMFQRFYPGQAPSLAETFAERVLKATNEISPAQVQGYFMLHKNDPTGAIHNTETLR